The following are from one region of the Camarhynchus parvulus chromosome 3, STF_HiC, whole genome shotgun sequence genome:
- the HLX gene encoding LOW QUALITY PROTEIN: H2.0-like homeobox protein (The sequence of the model RefSeq protein was modified relative to this genomic sequence to represent the inferred CDS: inserted 2 bases in 1 codon) produces the protein MYTAGLAPFYASNFSLWSAAYCSASGPAAGGCFPLDAAAAKKPSFCIADILHAGGEAAAGAADSLPGGPGTGMPAALGVVHHGGPFHATASPLRPTPVVAPDAPAAAFPPRLSPLSTAYHSHHHRPPQHRSPXGGGGGGGGGGGAPAPARLPGGHTHGSAPAPASKDLKFGIDRILSAEFDPKVKEGNTLRDLTSLLTTSRQTGVHLPNLQPSAGQFFASLDPINEASAILGPLNTNPRNSVQHQFQDTFPGPYAVLTKDTLPQTYKRKRSWSRAVFSNLQRKGLEKRFEIQKYVTKPDRKQLAAMLGLTDAQVKVWFQNRRMKWRHSKEAQAQKDKEPPPEPAAQRAGAPPAAPGEPESSPSRSDGDSDSSDAESLDMAPSDTERTEGAERSLPAAGLSKSSGSTGLPSPPPAAASPEPRSGL, from the exons ATGTACACGGCCGGGCTGGCTCCTTTCTACGCCTCCAACTTCAGCTTGTGGTCAGCGGCGTATTGCTCTGCATCGGGGCCGGCGGCCGGCGGCTGCTTCCCTCTGGACGCCGCGGCGGCGAAGAAGCCGTCCTTCTGCATCGCCGACATCCTCCACGCCGGCGGCGAGGCGGCGGCCGGAGCCGCCGACAGCCTGCCCGGAGGGCCCGGCACCGGGATGCCGGCCGCGCTGGGAGTCGTGCACCACGGCGGTCCCTTCCACGCCACGGCCTCGCCGCTCCGGCCCACGCCCGTCGTGGCCCCCGACGCCCCTGCCGCCGCATTCCCGCCGCGCCTCTCGCCGCTCTCCACCGCCTACCACTCCCACCACCACCGCCCCCCGCAGCACCGgtcccc cggcggcggcggcggcggcggcggcggcggaggcgccccggcccccgcccggcTGCCCGGCGGCCACACGCACGGCTCGGCGCCGGCGCCCGCCAGCAAGGACCTGAAATTCGGCATCGACCGCATTTTATCGGCGGAGTTTGACCCCAAAGTCAAGGAAGGCAACACGCTGAGAG ATCTGACCTCCTTATTAACTACGAGCCGCCAAACTGGGGTTCATCTCCCCAACTTGCAGCCTTCCGCCGGCCAGTTCTTCGCGTCTCTAGACCCTATTAACGAGGCCTCTGCTATCCTGGGTCCCTTAAACACAAACCCAAGGAACTCAGTGCAGCACCAGTTTCAAGACACTTTTCCAG gtcCGTACGCAGTTCTAACCAAGGACACGCTGCCCCAGACGTACAAGAGGAAACGTTCCTGGTCCAGGGCTGTTTTTTCCAACCTGCAGAGGAAAGGTTTAGAAAAACGGTTCGAAATCCAGAAGTATGTCACCAAACCGGACAGGAAGCAACTGGCGGCGATGCTGGGGCTGACAGATGCTCAA GTGAAGGTGTGGTTCCAGAACCGGCGGATGAAGTGGCGGCACTCCAAGGAAGCGCAGGCCCAGAAGGACAAGGAGCCGCCGCCGGAGCCGGCGGCCCAGCGAGCCGGCGcaccgcccgccgcccccggggaGCCCgagagcagccccagccgcTCCGACGGCGACAGCGACAGCAGCGACGCTGAGTCCCTCGACATGGCCCCCAGCGACACGGAACGGACTGAGGGCGCCGAGCGGAGCCTGCCCGCCGCCGGGCTGAGCAAGTCCTCCGGCAGCACCGGCCTGccctccccgccgcccgccgccgccagccccgAGCCGCGGAGCGGGCTATAG